TATCTAATATATATATATAGTAAGTATATAGTAAGTATATAGTAAGTATATATTTCTATAATCTATCTATAAGTAGTATATAGTATTACTATATAATTTTTTTCCATTAACATAAAAAAAGGAGCAATAACGCCCTCTTTATAAAAACAAGAGGGAAGCTATTGCTCCTTTTTTAGTTCAAAAACTCCTATACAATACAATCAGACCAAAGTCTTATCCATTTGTAGATGGAGCTTCAATAGCAGCTAAGTCTAGAGGGAAATTGTGAGCATTACGTTCATGCATAACTTCCATACCAAGGTTAGCACGGTTAATGATATCAGCCCAAGTGTTAATTACACGGCCTTGACTATCAACTACTGATTGGTTGAAATTGAAACCATTTAGGTTGAAAGCCATAGTGCTGATACCTAAAGCAGTGAACCAGATACCTACTACAGGCCAAGCAGCTAGGAAGAAATGTAAAGAACGAGAGTTGTTGAAACTAGCATATTGGAAGATCAATCGGCCAAAATAACCGTGAGCGGCTACGATATTATAAGTTTCTTCTTCTTGACCGAATCTGTAACCTTCGTTAGCAGATTCATTTTCTGTGGTTTCCCTGATCAAACTAGAGGTTACCAAAGAACCATGCATAGCACTAAATAGGGAGCCGCCGAATACACCAGCTACGCCTAGCATGTGAAATGGGTGCATAAGGATGTTGTGCTCAGCCTGGAATACAATCATGAAGTTGAAAGTACCAGAAATTCCTAGAGGCATACCATCAGAAAAGCTTCCTTGACCAATTGGGTAGATCAAGAAAACAGCAGTCGCAGCTGCAACAGGAGCTGAATATGCAACAGCAATCCAAGGTCGCATACCCAGACGGAAACTAAGTTCCCACTCACGACCCATGTAACAAGCTACACCAAGTAAGAAGTGTAGAACAATTAGTTCATAAGGACCACCATTGTATAACCATTCATCAACAGATGCTGCTTCCCATATTGGGTAAAAATGCAAACCTATAGCTGCAGAAGTAGGAATAATGGCACCCGAAATAATATTGTTTCCATAAAGTAGAGATCCAGAAACAGGTTCACGAATACCATCAATATCTACTGGAGGAGCAGCAATGAAGGCGATAATAAATACAGAAGTTGCGGTCAATAAGGTAGGGATCATCAAAACGCCAAACCATCCAATGTAAAGACGGTTTTCGGTGCTGGTTATCCAGTTACAGAAGCGACCCCATAGGCTTTCGCTTTCGCGTCTCTCTAAAATTGCAGTCATGGTAAAATCTTGGTTTATTTAATTATCAGGGACTCCCAAGCGCACGAATTTTCAGATGGAAAATTAAAGGCTTGTTATTCAACAGTATAACATGACTTATATGCGCGTGTCAACCAATACCTATCTATCTGGATATATTACAATACAATTTTTTGTAAATAAAAAAGCCGTTTGCAAAAAAAAAATAAAAAGGATTTCTAATTTCTATACACTATACAGATAGATACAATAGAATTTAATTAACTATGACAATGGGTTGCCCGGGATTCGAACCCGGAACTAGTCGGATGGAGTAGATAATTTTCTTTTTAAAAAAGTAAAAATCCCTCCCCAAGCCGTGCTTGCATTTTTCATTGCACACGGCTTTCCCTCTGTATACATCTAAAACTAAGTTTCTTCATTAGGCAAAAAAAGATTGAATACTCAGTTGATTTAATGCTTACTACATACCACATCAACATTTCAGAATAGAAATAAATAATTTTTTTAGCTCTTCATTGTTTAAATTTTTTAGTTATCAAAATCTAATTTATTTTTATTTTATTTACAACGTTTCATAACGAATCATTCATGATTGACCAAATCATTGATACAAATAATATCCAAATACCAAATCCGCCTTCTAGATAACCTTCGCAAAATAGAAGAAACTCTTGGAAAGGTCAAGGAAAAAACCTGTTCTTCTTCCGTAAAAAATTCTTCCAATAATTCCGAACCAAATCTTTTCAAAAAAGCACGTACAGTACTTTTATGCTTACGAGCTAAAGTTCTAGCGCAAGAAAGGCGAAGTATATACTTTACTTGATACAAACTCTTTTTTTTTGAAGAGCCACTATGATAATGAGAAAGATTTCTGTGTATACGCCCAAAGCGCTCAATAATATCAGAATCTGATAAATCGGCCCAAACCGCCTTACCAATAGGATGCCCCAATGCGTTACAAAATTTCGATTTAGCCAATGATCCAATCAGAGGCATAATTGGAACAAGAGTATCAAACTTCTTAATAGCATTATCGATTAGAAACGCATTTTCTAACATTTGACTACGTACCATTGAAAGCTTTAGCCGCACACTTGAATGATAACCCAGAAAGTCAAGCGAATGATTGGATAATTGGTTTATATAAATCCTTCCTGGTTGAGACCACAGGCAAAAAAAGGATTTCCAGAAATTGACAAAGTAAACTTTCCATTTATTCATCAGAAGAAACGTCCCTTTTAAAGCAAGAATGGATTTTCCTTGATACCTAACATAATGCATGAAAGGATCTTTGAACAACCATAAATTTGCTTGAAAAGCCCTGGGAAAGTGCTCTCTTTTTCCATAGAAATAAATTCGTTCAATAAGGGCTCCAGAAGATGTTGATCGTAAGTGAGAAGATTGGTTACGGAGAAAGAGGAAGCCGGATTCATATTCACATACATGAAAAGTATATAGGAAGAAGAATAATCTCTGATTTCTTTTTGATTTTGAAAAAGAAGAACTGGCTTTCTTTGAATTTGAAGTAATAAGACTATCCCAATTATGACACTGATGGAGAAAGAATCTTAATAAATGCAAAGAGGAAGCATCTTTTATCCAATAGCGAAGAGCCTGAACTAATATTTCCAGATGGGCTGGGTAAGGTATTAGTATATCTAATACATAATTTAAATGTGAAAAGTTGTCCTCTAAAAAAGAAAATATTGAATGAATTGATCGTAAATTTTCGGATTGAACTACCCCTTTCCTTTCTAGGGAAGATTTTAATCGCAGAGACAATGGAATTTCCATAATGATTGAAGAAACCTCTGACATTATTTGCGAATAAAAAAGAAGGGTCTGCCCCAAAAAAGGAGTCTGTTTAGAGTCATTAACAGAAAGAATCAAATGATTCTGTTCATACATTCGAATGATTAAACGTTTCACAAGAAGTAAGCTGGATTTATTGTCATAACCTGCATTTTCCAACAAAATGGATCTATTTAAACCATGATCATGAGCAAGTACATAAATATACTCCTGAAAGATAAGTGGATATAAGAAGTAGTGTTGTTGAGATCTATCTAGCCCTAAATAGCTTTGGAATTTATCCATTTGAAATTCTATTTAAATGAAAGGTAGAGGATTTTGGGGGTTATAAATGATACATAGTGCGATACAGTCAAAACAAGGTATTATAGTACAAACCGAATAGATACCTCGGATCCAGATAAACTTATCAACAGATTCTCTATCATCTCGTTTTCCATTTTATTTTAAGTTTTTATGTTCGTTTTCCTTATAGGATGACAAGATGATTAGAAATCCTTTACTTTTTTCAACCCAATCGCTCTTTTGATTTTGGAAATTTATTTATCAATATACTGTTTCTTATACACAAAATCTCCATTATTCCATTATAGAATGGAGAGTGGTAATATTTAGGATTCATTAAAAAATCAAGAATATTTTTTCCTGGGAGAAAGCCTTCCCGTATTGGGCACTAATATTTTTTTAACGTCTAATTAGATCGGGTAATCATTCAAATTCAGAATGAAAGCTCGTTGCTTTTTCTTTCCCTATAATAAAAATGAAATTAATTGAAGCCGTGGGGCCCTATCCATTTATTAATTCGACCCAACTTGAAATTGACTTCGGTTTGCTCCCTTTCAATAATATAAAGAAGGCTTTGTACCGAGCCGGAAAGAATAAAATATTCTCAGAACTCTTAATTGATACGACATGCTATTTTTTCCATTCATTCCCTTTCAGGATCAGTCGCGGTCTTCCAAACTTTACCGATAGTATGGACGAATCCCTCGCTTCATCTAAATGTGTAAAAGATCCTAGCCGCACTTAAAAGCCGAGTACTCTACCATTGAGTTAGCAACCCAAATATAAAAGGGTATGTAGATACAATCAGAATAAAACAAAATTATTAAATTAAAGCATTACTCTACGAAATAAAAAATCTAAAAAAAATTTCTACTCTATTAAATTTTCTACTCTATTTGGAACATAAAAAAGACTAAATCAGAATCAGATGAAAAAAATAAAAATTTGCCCGACCAAAAAAA
The sequence above is a segment of the Erigeron canadensis voucher CCANA20171209 chloroplast, complete genome genome. Coding sequences within it:
- the psbA gene encoding photosystem II protein D1, with protein sequence MTAILERRESESLWGRFCNWITSTENRLYIGWFGVLMIPTLLTATSVFIIAFIAAPPVDIDGIREPVSGSLLYGNNIISGAIIPTSAAIGLHFYPIWEAASVDEWLYNGGPYELIVLHFLLGVACYMGREWELSFRLGMRPWIAVAYSAPVAAATAVFLIYPIGQGSFSDGMPLGISGTFNFMIVFQAEHNILMHPFHMLGVAGVFGGSLFSAMHGSLVTSSLIRETTENESANEGYRFGQEEETYNIVAAHGYFGRLIFQYASFNNSRSLHFFLAAWPVVGIWFTALGISTMAFNLNGFNFNQSVVDSQGRVINTWADIINRANLGMEVMHERNAHNFPLDLAAIEAPSTNG
- the matK gene encoding maturase K, giving the protein MDKFQSYLGLDRSQQHYFLYPLIFQEYIYVLAHDHGLNRSILLENAGYDNKSSLLLVKRLIIRMYEQNHLILSVNDSKQTPFLGQTLLFYSQIMSEVSSIIMEIPLSLRLKSSLERKGVVQSENLRSIHSIFSFLEDNFSHLNYVLDILIPYPAHLEILVQALRYWIKDASSLHLLRFFLHQCHNWDSLITSNSKKASSSFSKSKRNQRLFFFLYTFHVCEYESGFLFLRNQSSHLRSTSSGALIERIYFYGKREHFPRAFQANLWLFKDPFMHYVRYQGKSILALKGTFLLMNKWKVYFVNFWKSFFCLWSQPGRIYINQLSNHSLDFLGYHSSVRLKLSMVRSQMLENAFLIDNAIKKFDTLVPIMPLIGSLAKSKFCNALGHPIGKAVWADLSDSDIIERFGRIHRNLSHYHSGSSKKKSLYQVKYILRLSCARTLARKHKSTVRAFLKRFGSELLEEFFTEEEQVFSLTFPRVSSILRRLSRRRIWYLDIICINDLVNHE